In a genomic window of Pontibacter liquoris:
- a CDS encoding ArsR/SmtB family transcription factor, with the protein MGATKEAVFTPADLTLARYAKALGHPARIAILHVLLERNSCICGDLVDELPLSQSTVSQHLKELKEAGLIKGDIDGKKICYCIDEKAWRHAQHLLQVMFSSYTSCTASCC; encoded by the coding sequence ATGGGCGCTACAAAAGAAGCCGTATTTACACCCGCCGACCTCACCCTGGCAAGGTATGCCAAAGCGCTGGGCCACCCGGCGCGCATCGCCATACTTCATGTTTTGCTGGAGCGTAACAGCTGCATATGCGGCGATCTGGTAGATGAGCTCCCCCTTTCGCAATCCACGGTATCGCAGCATCTGAAAGAATTAAAGGAAGCGGGCTTGATCAAAGGGGATATTGATGGTAAAAAGATTTGCTATTGTATCGACGAAAAGGCCTGGCGCCATGCCCAGCACCTGCTGCAGGTCATGTTCAGCAGCTATACTTCCTGCACCGCCTCCTGCTGCTAA
- a CDS encoding RagB/SusD family nutrient uptake outer membrane protein: MKNIVFKTKRNTLLLAGVLALGGLYSCGDSFLDVEPEGSTVSENFFVTSDQAIQSVSAIYGNLKDFNVFVFPWLAVTTISSDNAEKGSVPGDAGFLDTFDDFTLTSTEGQLNGFWTGQYQGINLANQSITNIPAISMDENLKARLIAEAKFLRAFHYFNLVRTFGGVPLRTSVPVGKEQETPEQLNPARASREEVYAQIIADLTEAVQVLPPSYDAANVGRATKGAALALLAKVQMYQSNWNEVMSLTQQVIGLGYSLTPKYADIFKLSGENNQESIFEVQAQTIPGNCDASNSQWSEVQGVRNQFGWGFVEPTQDLVDAFEKGDERMEVTILFRGEKTPEGDVITTTAPNPRYNQKAYVPSFVTQECGYGKDQNIRVIRYAEVLLMHAEAANELGNTQEALDALNQVRERAGLTPATTTSQEELRMIIWHERRVELALENGDRFFDLVRQGRAAEVLQAQGKHFVAGKNEVFPIPQRQIDLSGGVLTQNPGY, from the coding sequence ATGAAAAATATAGTTTTTAAAACGAAGCGCAATACGCTACTTCTGGCCGGGGTGCTAGCCCTGGGTGGCCTCTATTCCTGCGGTGATTCCTTTTTGGATGTGGAGCCAGAAGGAAGCACAGTCAGCGAGAATTTTTTTGTAACATCCGACCAGGCAATCCAATCCGTGAGCGCTATTTATGGTAACCTGAAGGACTTTAACGTGTTTGTTTTCCCTTGGCTGGCTGTTACTACCATATCCTCCGATAATGCCGAGAAAGGCAGCGTTCCCGGCGATGCCGGTTTTCTGGATACCTTCGATGACTTTACGCTTACCTCTACCGAAGGGCAGCTGAATGGCTTCTGGACAGGCCAATACCAAGGCATTAACCTGGCCAACCAGTCCATTACAAATATCCCAGCCATTTCAATGGACGAGAACCTGAAAGCCCGCCTCATTGCCGAAGCCAAATTTCTGCGGGCCTTCCACTACTTCAACCTGGTCAGAACCTTCGGTGGAGTGCCCTTGCGAACCAGTGTACCTGTAGGAAAAGAACAGGAAACGCCCGAGCAACTAAACCCAGCCCGTGCATCGCGTGAGGAAGTCTATGCGCAGATTATAGCGGATCTGACAGAAGCGGTACAGGTGCTGCCACCCAGCTATGATGCCGCCAACGTAGGCCGCGCAACGAAAGGGGCAGCCCTGGCGCTGCTGGCTAAAGTGCAGATGTACCAAAGCAACTGGAATGAAGTTATGAGCCTGACCCAGCAGGTAATTGGCTTAGGGTATTCGTTGACTCCTAAGTATGCTGATATCTTTAAACTTTCCGGCGAGAATAACCAGGAGTCGATCTTTGAGGTGCAGGCGCAGACGATTCCGGGTAACTGCGATGCCTCCAATAGCCAGTGGTCAGAAGTACAGGGCGTGCGCAACCAGTTTGGATGGGGCTTTGTAGAGCCAACCCAGGACCTGGTTGATGCCTTTGAGAAAGGGGACGAACGCATGGAGGTCACCATCCTGTTCAGAGGAGAAAAGACGCCAGAAGGGGATGTGATCACTACTACTGCACCAAACCCACGTTATAACCAGAAAGCATACGTGCCCAGCTTCGTAACCCAGGAGTGTGGCTATGGCAAAGATCAGAACATCCGGGTGATCCGCTATGCCGAGGTGCTGCTGATGCATGCCGAAGCTGCCAACGAACTGGGCAATACGCAGGAGGCGCTGGATGCCCTGAACCAGGTACGTGAAAGAGCGGGTCTGACCCCGGCAACAACTACTTCGCAGGAAGAGCTTCGCATGATCATCTGGCACGAGCGCCGCGTGGAGCTGGCCCTGGAAAATGGCGACCGTTTCTTCGATCTGGTGCGCCAGGGCAGAGCAGCAGAAGTATTGCAGGCGCAAGGCAAGCATTTTGTAGCAGGCAAAAACGAAGTGTTTCCCATCCCGCAGCGGCAAATCGATCTGAGCGGAGGAGTTTTAACCCAGAACCCCGGTTATTAA
- a CDS encoding SusC/RagA family TonB-linked outer membrane protein: MKKYILLLFLSLLYVPFLYAQNTITVQGNVTDATTGQPLIGAGVSVKGTSTGTQTDATGAFTLSAPADGTLVVDYLGYNRQEVPINNQTTLNVKLGVNAEQLKEVVVVGYGTQEKRDVTGSISSVKGETIARQATQNPVSALQGKVAGVQITNSGAPGSSPQIRIRGVGSAQGGTQPLYVVDGTFVSDLSFLNPADIESMEILKDASSAAIYGVRAANGVVLVTTKRGAAGQMRVSYNGYVGTQRVTNKLELANAQEYATLINEKQGTNQVGANNPSTDWYDQILRNALVHNHQVMAAGGSDKVTYTLSAGYLNQEGIVKGNDYEKITARLQTDINFTKNIKVGYSAIFYDYKSNDIPSTIFYQAFVAPPVLPIFKANGNYGDPADIGLGDFANPQASLDWYNQKSQGQRLNGNAFAEISFLDALTFRTSLGIDYGIDQYRNYIAADSLTTVQKAQRSTLTKSRSKTTSWLWENTLTYNKTIGDNDITALVGISSQENRSELFAGSANDVPFESEANLYLSLGDPETFDITNTGDRYTFASYFGRVNYSFQDKYLLTATLRYDGSSKFPKSDRWDYFPSIGLGWRVTEESFMKNQTIFDNLKLRASWGKLGNNQIPSNIFTLLVSDPGSYTAVFGGVPSIGRSIASIVPPTLLWENVKETDLGAEMGFLNNRLTLEADWYNKKTENAIFTVPILGSAGLLSNEITGNFATFRNRGFEVVAGWSDNVGDDFSYNLGVNISTNKNEVTELTTGNNALFNGNLPVGGYQVTISRVGDPIGSYYGYIVDGIFQNEQEIAESAQANSGSIAPGDFRYRDLNGDGVIDSRDKTIIGNPNAGLVYGFNSGFTYKSFDLQVDVQGVADVDVYNGNRNTRYGNENYSKDFYDNRWHGAGTSNSYPSADLTGGNLDPNDFYVESGAYVRLRNIQLGYNLPTGVIEKWKMQAFRVYVNAQNAITLFDYNGFSPEIGGSPISQGVDLNVYPLSATYNLGVNVTF, translated from the coding sequence ATGAAGAAGTACATTTTACTTTTATTTCTTTCCTTGCTCTATGTTCCCTTTTTATATGCGCAGAATACCATTACCGTGCAGGGTAATGTTACGGACGCAACTACGGGGCAGCCGCTTATTGGAGCAGGCGTGTCGGTGAAGGGCACCAGCACAGGAACGCAAACCGACGCTACAGGCGCATTTACCCTTTCGGCCCCGGCCGATGGAACCCTTGTAGTGGATTACTTAGGCTATAACCGGCAGGAAGTACCGATCAATAACCAGACGACCCTGAACGTGAAGCTAGGGGTAAATGCCGAACAGCTGAAGGAAGTGGTTGTGGTAGGATATGGTACCCAGGAGAAACGCGACGTAACTGGTTCGATCTCTTCAGTGAAAGGCGAAACCATCGCCAGGCAGGCTACTCAGAACCCGGTTAGTGCACTACAGGGAAAAGTAGCCGGCGTACAGATCACCAATTCGGGAGCGCCTGGTTCCTCTCCGCAGATCCGTATCCGTGGGGTAGGTTCTGCTCAGGGCGGTACACAACCGCTTTATGTGGTAGATGGTACCTTTGTAAGCGACCTGAGCTTTCTGAACCCGGCGGATATCGAGTCGATGGAGATTTTGAAAGATGCTTCGAGTGCGGCTATTTACGGGGTGCGGGCAGCAAATGGCGTGGTACTGGTCACCACCAAGCGTGGCGCAGCCGGCCAAATGCGGGTGAGCTATAACGGGTATGTGGGCACGCAGCGCGTTACCAATAAGCTGGAACTGGCCAATGCGCAGGAATATGCAACCCTGATCAACGAGAAACAAGGCACCAACCAGGTGGGTGCAAACAACCCCTCCACCGACTGGTATGATCAGATACTGCGGAATGCCCTGGTGCACAACCACCAGGTAATGGCCGCAGGTGGCTCGGATAAAGTGACCTACACGCTTAGCGCAGGCTATTTAAACCAAGAAGGCATTGTGAAAGGCAATGATTATGAAAAGATTACCGCCCGCCTGCAAACCGATATTAACTTCACAAAGAACATCAAGGTTGGGTATAGCGCCATCTTCTACGACTATAAATCCAATGATATTCCGAGCACTATCTTTTACCAGGCTTTTGTCGCGCCTCCGGTACTTCCGATTTTTAAAGCTAATGGCAACTACGGCGATCCTGCTGATATCGGATTGGGCGACTTTGCCAACCCGCAGGCATCTCTCGACTGGTATAACCAGAAATCGCAGGGGCAGCGCCTGAATGGTAATGCGTTTGCCGAAATCTCGTTCCTGGATGCGCTCACATTCCGCACCAGCTTAGGTATCGATTATGGTATTGATCAATACCGCAATTACATAGCGGCCGATTCGCTGACCACAGTGCAGAAAGCCCAGCGCAGCACCTTAACCAAATCGCGCAGCAAAACCACAAGCTGGCTGTGGGAAAACACGCTTACCTACAATAAGACTATTGGTGACAATGATATAACCGCGCTGGTGGGTATTTCCTCTCAGGAAAACCGCTCGGAGCTGTTCGCGGGGTCTGCCAACGATGTGCCATTTGAATCGGAAGCCAACCTTTACCTAAGCCTGGGTGACCCGGAAACGTTTGACATAACAAATACCGGCGACCGCTATACTTTTGCTTCCTACTTTGGCCGCGTGAACTATAGCTTCCAGGACAAGTACCTGCTTACAGCTACGCTGCGTTACGATGGTTCCTCCAAGTTTCCGAAAAGCGACCGCTGGGACTATTTTCCCTCTATCGGTTTGGGCTGGCGTGTAACAGAAGAATCCTTTATGAAGAACCAGACTATATTCGATAACCTGAAATTGCGGGCTAGCTGGGGAAAACTCGGTAACAACCAGATCCCGTCCAATATTTTTACGCTGTTAGTATCAGACCCAGGCAGCTATACTGCCGTTTTTGGAGGAGTGCCCTCTATCGGCAGAAGTATAGCTAGTATTGTACCACCTACGCTGTTGTGGGAGAATGTGAAGGAAACAGACCTGGGTGCGGAGATGGGCTTTTTAAATAATCGCCTGACACTGGAGGCCGACTGGTATAATAAGAAAACCGAGAATGCCATTTTTACAGTTCCGATTTTAGGTTCTGCAGGCCTCTTAAGCAACGAAATAACCGGCAACTTTGCCACATTCCGTAACCGTGGTTTTGAGGTAGTGGCAGGCTGGAGCGACAATGTGGGTGATGATTTCAGCTACAACTTAGGTGTGAATATCTCTACCAATAAGAATGAGGTTACAGAGCTCACCACCGGCAACAATGCGCTGTTCAATGGCAATTTACCTGTAGGGGGTTACCAGGTGACCATCTCGCGTGTGGGCGACCCGATCGGCTCCTACTATGGCTACATTGTAGACGGTATTTTCCAGAATGAACAGGAGATTGCCGAATCTGCACAGGCAAACAGTGGTTCCATAGCGCCGGGTGATTTTCGCTACAGAGATCTGAACGGCGATGGCGTAATTGATAGCAGAGACAAAACAATCATTGGCAATCCGAATGCCGGGCTGGTCTATGGTTTCAACTCCGGCTTTACTTACAAGAGTTTCGACCTGCAGGTGGATGTTCAGGGAGTGGCTGACGTGGATGTATATAACGGAAATCGCAATACGCGCTACGGCAACGAAAATTACTCCAAGGACTTTTATGACAACCGCTGGCACGGCGCCGGAACTTCCAATTCATATCCTTCTGCCGACCTGACCGGCGGCAACCTGGACCCGAATGATTTCTATGTGGAAAGTGGCGCTTACGTTCGATTGAGAAATATACAACTGGGCTACAACCTGCCCACAGGCGTGATTGAGAAGTGGAAAATGCAAGCTTTCCGGGTGTATGTGAACGCGCAGAATGCCATAACGCTGTTCGATTATAATGGCTTTTCGCCTGAGATCGGTGGATCGCCCATCAGCCAGGGCGTGGACCTGAATGTTTACCCGCTTTCGGCTACTTACAATTTAGGCGTTAACGTTACTTTCTAA
- a CDS encoding arsenite methyltransferase, translating into MNNAEELKKLVKDKYSEIALQSKAQNEASCCGATGCCTVDYAIFADNYTQLEGYNSDADLGLGCGVPTEFAQIKIGDTVLDLGSGAGNDCFMARALVGESGKVIGVDMTEAMIAKARENADKLQFNNVEFRQGEIEHLPLAANRVDVVISNCVLNLVPDKQKAFAETFRVLKPGGHFSISDVVLVGELPQGIVQASEMYAGCVSGAIQKEAYLRIIQEAGFENITVQKEKAIHVPDEILKDYLDEAGIQQFRQSETGIFSITVYGDKPLEGACCAPGCC; encoded by the coding sequence ATGAATAACGCAGAAGAACTCAAGAAATTAGTAAAGGACAAGTACAGCGAAATTGCCCTGCAGAGCAAAGCGCAGAACGAAGCTTCCTGCTGCGGCGCCACCGGCTGCTGCACCGTAGATTATGCCATCTTTGCTGATAATTATACCCAGTTGGAAGGCTATAACTCGGATGCGGACCTTGGCCTTGGCTGTGGCGTACCAACCGAGTTTGCCCAAATCAAGATAGGCGACACCGTACTTGACCTGGGATCGGGCGCCGGCAACGACTGCTTTATGGCCCGTGCCTTGGTGGGCGAAAGCGGCAAGGTCATTGGCGTGGATATGACGGAAGCCATGATTGCAAAAGCCCGCGAGAATGCCGACAAGCTCCAATTTAACAATGTGGAATTCCGCCAGGGCGAGATCGAGCACCTGCCGCTTGCAGCTAACCGGGTAGATGTGGTGATCAGTAACTGTGTTCTGAACCTGGTTCCCGACAAACAAAAAGCTTTTGCGGAAACATTCCGGGTGCTGAAGCCGGGCGGCCATTTCAGTATTTCGGATGTTGTGCTGGTGGGTGAGCTGCCGCAGGGCATTGTGCAGGCCAGCGAAATGTATGCAGGCTGTGTATCTGGCGCGATTCAGAAAGAAGCTTACCTGCGCATCATCCAAGAAGCAGGGTTTGAAAACATCACTGTGCAGAAAGAAAAAGCCATTCACGTGCCGGATGAAATCCTGAAAGACTACCTCGATGAAGCCGGTATCCAACAGTTTCGCCAAAGCGAGACAGGCATCTTCAGTATCACGGTGTATGGCGACAAACCCCTGGAAGGCGCCTGCTGCGCCCCCGGCTGTTGCTAA
- a CDS encoding glucoamylase family protein, producing the protein MDEDKALLDEVQQATLGYFWEYAHPTSGMARERTGSGDVVTTGGTGFGVQAIIVGVNRGWISRTEAVARLTKLTTFLASADRFHGAWPHWINGNSGRVIPFGTKDNGGDLVETAYLINGLLTARAYFNGAGAEAELRDKIAQLWESVEWDWYASRGDGLLYWHWSPTYTWKMNMPIRGWNEALNTYILALSSPTHPITAATYQNTWIGQNFGAAQQYGGYTLKMGPNFGGPLFFAHYSFLSLDPKQLEDSYTSYWLQNINHTMANRSYCLYFAPKAYGYSDNYWGLTASDDPDGYRAHAPGNDNGTISPTAALSSFPYTPYYSMQALRYFYGSLKNQLAGTYGLKNAHNKARNWVATDHLAIDQGPIVVMIENYRSGLLWGLFTELPEIYAGLVKAGMHQPTYATGFPLAVPDMQKGWTDLLRHPDRDAYQVAVATSEGGSYTLELIKVDGALAEIIWDKQVQPNGLQQVEFGKEVIPGKYKLVLSTAAVAKELVVYLH; encoded by the coding sequence GTGGATGAGGATAAAGCGCTACTGGATGAGGTGCAGCAGGCCACCCTGGGTTATTTCTGGGAATATGCTCATCCCACGTCTGGTATGGCGCGGGAGCGTACAGGTTCCGGCGATGTGGTAACGACTGGGGGCACCGGTTTCGGCGTGCAGGCGATCATTGTGGGCGTAAACCGCGGCTGGATAAGCAGAACCGAAGCAGTAGCGCGATTAACCAAACTGACAACTTTTCTGGCTAGTGCCGATCGGTTTCATGGCGCCTGGCCGCACTGGATTAATGGCAATTCGGGCCGTGTCATTCCTTTCGGTACGAAAGACAATGGAGGCGACCTGGTGGAAACAGCCTACCTGATAAACGGCCTGCTTACGGCGCGCGCATATTTTAACGGGGCAGGAGCAGAGGCCGAACTGCGTGATAAAATAGCCCAACTTTGGGAATCGGTGGAGTGGGACTGGTACGCTTCCCGCGGGGATGGCTTACTATACTGGCATTGGAGCCCCACCTATACCTGGAAGATGAACATGCCCATCCGGGGGTGGAACGAGGCCCTGAATACCTATATCCTGGCCCTTTCTTCTCCCACGCATCCGATTACGGCAGCTACCTATCAGAATACATGGATAGGGCAGAACTTTGGTGCAGCGCAGCAGTATGGCGGCTATACTTTAAAGATGGGGCCCAATTTTGGAGGACCATTATTCTTTGCCCATTATTCCTTCCTGAGCCTCGATCCGAAACAACTGGAAGACAGCTATACTTCTTATTGGCTGCAGAATATAAACCATACCATGGCCAACCGCTCGTATTGCCTTTATTTCGCCCCAAAAGCATACGGCTACTCCGATAATTACTGGGGCCTGACGGCTTCTGATGACCCTGATGGCTACAGGGCCCATGCTCCCGGAAACGATAACGGCACGATATCCCCGACGGCTGCCCTTTCGTCTTTCCCCTACACACCCTACTACAGCATGCAGGCGTTGCGCTATTTTTATGGTAGCCTCAAAAATCAACTGGCCGGAACCTATGGTTTAAAAAATGCCCACAATAAAGCCCGGAATTGGGTCGCAACAGATCACCTGGCCATCGACCAGGGGCCGATCGTGGTGATGATCGAAAACTACAGAAGCGGCTTGCTCTGGGGCCTTTTTACGGAGCTGCCCGAGATATATGCTGGTTTAGTTAAGGCAGGTATGCATCAGCCAACTTATGCGACGGGTTTTCCGCTGGCTGTGCCCGATATGCAGAAAGGCTGGACAGACCTGCTACGTCATCCTGACCGGGATGCCTACCAGGTAGCTGTGGCCACGAGCGAGGGGGGAAGTTATACCCTGGAACTCATAAAAGTGGATGGTGCCCTGGCAGAAATCATCTGGGACAAGCAGGTGCAGCCAAATGGCTTGCAGCAGGTGGAGTTTGGCAAAGAAGTAATACCGGGCAAGTATAAACTGGTGCTAAGCACGGCTGCTGTTGCAAAAGAACTTGTGGTTTACCTGCACTAG
- a CDS encoding glycoside hydrolase family 15 protein: protein MKEYLPIADYGLIGNMHTTALVSLAGSIDYLPFTRFDSPTIFAALLDKDKGGYWQLQPTNPNTKFKQLYLPDTGILLTRFFTPDGIAELTDFMPMKQKGGNCAVVRSIKVIKGKIRFKMACKPRFDYARAPHELVREDGTSFFRSKGTDGVQFRFITDQKTQEQNGDLYGEWDLEQGNKAHFVIEAVPQEETSFDRSDLVHYIDKSFKHTVAFWREWIGQCTYNGRWRDMVLRSAITLKLLTSREYGSTIAAATFGLPELIGGVRNWDYRYTWIRDTAFTMYAFLKLGFMGEATQFLEWLMQRCLDLKEAEELQLMYAVDGQKQLAEYDLESLSGYMNSAPVRIGNDAYKQFQLDIYGELIDTLFLFNKHGGPITYEFWKYVSLFVDYVVDHWQDNDHGIWEVRDEKKDFLYSKVMAWVALDRGIKIAESRSFPAPLEKWLQTRNEIYKEIYNNYWNEELQSFVQSKGADVLDASVLMMPLVRMFSPAEPRWQATLKAIEKYLVTDTLVYRYNLGSGATDGLDGLEGTFSICSFWYIENLAKAGFDVEARLQFEKMLGYANHLGLYSEQIGLQGELLGNFPQAFTHLALISAALQLNDNLSDPARATVT from the coding sequence ATGAAAGAATACCTTCCCATTGCTGATTATGGCCTGATCGGCAACATGCATACCACCGCCCTGGTATCGCTGGCGGGCTCTATTGATTACCTGCCTTTTACCCGCTTCGACTCCCCTACTATTTTTGCCGCCTTGCTGGACAAAGACAAAGGCGGATACTGGCAACTGCAGCCAACCAACCCCAACACGAAATTCAAGCAGCTCTACCTGCCTGACACAGGCATTCTGCTTACCCGTTTCTTTACGCCGGATGGCATTGCCGAACTCACCGACTTTATGCCCATGAAGCAGAAAGGGGGAAATTGTGCGGTGGTGCGTTCGATTAAGGTGATCAAAGGAAAGATCCGGTTTAAAATGGCTTGCAAACCCCGCTTCGACTATGCCCGCGCACCGCATGAGCTGGTGCGGGAAGATGGCACCTCCTTTTTCCGGAGCAAAGGCACAGATGGCGTGCAGTTCCGGTTTATTACAGATCAGAAAACACAGGAGCAGAACGGAGACCTCTACGGAGAGTGGGACCTGGAGCAGGGCAATAAAGCGCACTTTGTGATCGAGGCTGTCCCACAGGAAGAAACCAGTTTTGATCGCTCTGACCTGGTCCATTATATCGACAAATCCTTTAAACATACGGTTGCTTTCTGGCGCGAGTGGATCGGGCAGTGCACATATAATGGGCGCTGGCGCGATATGGTGCTGCGCTCCGCCATCACACTCAAACTGCTTACCTCACGGGAGTATGGCTCCACTATTGCAGCCGCTACCTTTGGCTTGCCCGAGTTAATTGGGGGTGTGCGTAACTGGGATTACCGTTATACCTGGATACGGGATACCGCCTTTACCATGTATGCTTTTCTCAAGCTTGGGTTTATGGGAGAAGCAACCCAATTTCTGGAATGGCTTATGCAGCGCTGCCTTGATCTGAAGGAGGCGGAAGAATTACAACTCATGTATGCGGTAGATGGCCAGAAGCAACTGGCAGAGTATGACCTGGAGAGCCTCTCCGGCTATATGAACTCGGCCCCTGTACGTATCGGCAACGACGCGTACAAACAGTTTCAGCTCGATATTTACGGTGAGCTGATCGATACACTGTTCCTCTTCAACAAGCATGGTGGCCCTATAACCTATGAGTTCTGGAAATATGTTAGCCTTTTCGTGGATTATGTGGTAGACCACTGGCAGGATAATGACCACGGCATCTGGGAGGTGCGCGACGAGAAAAAAGATTTTCTTTATTCGAAAGTGATGGCGTGGGTTGCACTGGACAGAGGTATAAAAATTGCCGAGAGCCGCTCTTTCCCTGCTCCCCTGGAAAAATGGCTGCAGACCCGCAACGAGATTTACAAGGAGATCTATAACAACTACTGGAACGAGGAACTGCAATCGTTTGTGCAATCGAAAGGGGCCGATGTGCTGGATGCCTCGGTACTCATGATGCCACTGGTGCGGATGTTCAGCCCGGCCGAGCCCCGCTGGCAAGCAACCCTTAAAGCCATCGAAAAGTATCTCGTCACGGACACGCTGGTATACCGGTACAATCTCGGCTCGGGCGCTACCGATGGGCTCGACGGTTTAGAAGGCACGTTCAGCATCTGCTCGTTCTGGTATATTGAAAATCTTGCCAAAGCAGGGTTCGATGTGGAGGCACGGCTGCAATTCGAAAAAATGCTGGGCTATGCCAATCACTTAGGCCTTTATTCGGAGCAGATCGGGCTACAGGGCGAGCTGCTAGGTAATTTTCCGCAGGCTTTTACGCACCTTGCCCTGATCAGCGCAGCGCTCCAGCTCAACGACAACCTCTCGGATCCGGCAAGAGCAACCGTTACCTGA
- a CDS encoding glucoamylase family protein, whose amino-acid sequence MRKPLYLLLSLPLWLYSCHNKSADTSATATTDIVASDTTTSAPDTARLSDEELLTKVQQNTFQYFWDGAEPNSGAAPERIHLDNEYPQNDQRVVAIGATGFGMMGILVGIERGFITREQGFRRLQQITNFLEKADRFHGAWPHWLEGETGKVKPFSKNDDGGDLVETAFLVQGMLCVRQYFAQGNAEEKALAAQLDKLWRGVEWDWYRNGQNVLYWHWSPDKAWVMNFPVKGYNECLVMYVLAAASPTHTVPAEVYHEGWARNGAIRANATPYGYKIALAHNDHPGSVGPLFWAHYSYLGLDPLGLKDRYADYWEHNKNHTLVNVAYAKDNPKHFKGYGENCWGLTSSYSVDGYAGHSPTNDLGVISPTAAISSYPYTPGESMKVIRHLYEDLGKKVWGKYGFYDAFSEEKNWFPQRYLGIDQGPEVVMLENARSGLLWDLFMSCPEVQTGLRKLDFESPKLK is encoded by the coding sequence ATGAGAAAACCGTTATACTTACTCCTCTCACTGCCTCTGTGGCTGTATAGCTGTCATAACAAGAGTGCTGATACTTCAGCCACAGCAACCACTGATATAGTTGCAAGCGATACAACCACATCAGCACCTGACACCGCCAGGCTCAGCGACGAAGAACTCCTCACCAAAGTGCAGCAAAACACTTTTCAGTACTTCTGGGATGGTGCCGAGCCAAACTCCGGCGCTGCCCCTGAGCGCATTCACCTCGACAATGAGTACCCGCAGAACGATCAACGTGTGGTGGCTATCGGGGCAACAGGCTTTGGCATGATGGGCATTCTGGTAGGTATAGAGCGCGGCTTCATTACCCGTGAGCAGGGTTTCCGGCGCCTGCAGCAGATCACGAATTTCCTGGAGAAAGCTGACCGCTTTCATGGTGCCTGGCCGCATTGGTTGGAAGGAGAAACGGGCAAAGTAAAGCCTTTCAGTAAGAACGATGACGGTGGCGATCTGGTGGAAACAGCTTTTCTAGTCCAGGGCATGTTGTGTGTGCGGCAGTATTTTGCCCAGGGCAATGCCGAAGAGAAAGCGCTGGCAGCGCAGCTCGATAAGCTCTGGCGCGGGGTGGAATGGGACTGGTACCGTAATGGTCAAAATGTGCTCTACTGGCATTGGTCTCCGGATAAGGCCTGGGTGATGAATTTCCCCGTGAAGGGGTATAACGAGTGCCTTGTGATGTATGTGCTGGCAGCGGCCTCGCCTACGCACACCGTGCCTGCCGAAGTATACCACGAAGGCTGGGCCCGCAACGGCGCCATCCGCGCCAATGCTACCCCTTACGGCTATAAGATCGCGCTGGCACATAATGATCATCCCGGCAGTGTCGGGCCACTGTTCTGGGCGCATTATTCTTATCTTGGCCTCGATCCGCTAGGTCTCAAAGACCGCTATGCCGATTACTGGGAGCATAATAAGAATCATACCTTGGTGAATGTGGCTTATGCAAAAGACAACCCGAAACATTTTAAAGGGTATGGCGAAAATTGCTGGGGCCTCACCTCCAGCTACTCCGTAGATGGGTACGCCGGCCACAGTCCCACCAATGATCTGGGTGTGATTTCTCCGACGGCTGCCATTTCCTCTTATCCTTACACGCCCGGGGAGTCCATGAAAGTGATCCGGCATCTGTATGAAGACCTGGGAAAAAAAGTATGGGGCAAGTATGGCTTTTATGATGCCTTCAGCGAGGAAAAGAATTGGTTTCCGCAGCGCTACCTCGGCATCGACCAGGGACCGGAAGTGGTAATGCTGGAAAATGCCCGCAGCGGCCTGCTCTGGGATTTGTTTATGAGCTGCCCTGAAGTACAAACTGGCCTCCGGAAGCTGGATTTTGAAAGCCCAAAATTAAAGTGA